The following proteins are co-located in the Salvelinus namaycush isolate Seneca chromosome 31, SaNama_1.0, whole genome shotgun sequence genome:
- the LOC120026307 gene encoding actin-related protein 2/3 complex subunit 5-like protein — protein MAKNTLSSRFRKLDIDEFDENKFVDDHDEAVDNQGPDGSEIDNLIRQGDMMTAFHIALRNPPLNTKNPAIKERALAIVLRVLTSFKSSDIEPAVKSLDRSGVDLLMKYIYRGFEKPSDNSSAILLQWHEKAFAVGGLGSIVRVLTARKTV, from the exons ATGGCGAAAAACACTCTTTCGTCGCGATTCAGGAAACTCGACATAGATGAATTTGATGAGAACAAATTCGTGGATGATCACGATGAGGCTGTCGACAATCAAGGACCCGACGGCTCGGAGATAGACAACCTCATCAGGCA AGGCGacatgatgacagcttttcacattGCTCTCCGGAACCCTCCTCTCAACACTAAGAATCCAGCAATAAAG GAAAGGGCTCTGGCAATAGTGCTGAGAGTGTTGACGTCATTCAAGTCCAGCGATATCGAGCCAGCTGTCAAGTCGCTAGACAGAAGCGGGGTGGACCTGCTTATGAAGTACATATATAGAGGCTTCGAGAAGCCCTCTGACAATAGCAGTGCCATTCTCCTACAGTGGCACGAAAAG GCTTTCGCAGTTGGGGGCTTAGGGTCAATCGTAAGAGTTCTGACCGCCCGAAAGACGGTTTGA
- the rpl35 gene encoding 60S ribosomal protein L35: MAKIKARDLRGKKKEELLKQLEDLKVELSQLRVAKVTGGAASKLSKIRVVRKSIARVLTVVNQTQKENLRKFYKGKKYKPLDLRPRKTRAIRRRLNKHEESLMTKKMQRKSRLYTIRKFAVKA; this comes from the exons ATG GCTAAAATCAAGGCCCGAGACTTGCGGGGCAAGAAGAAGGAGGAGCTCCTTAAACAGCTTGAAGACCTCAAGGTGGAACTATCTCAGCTCCGTGTTGCCAAGGTTACGGGTGGTGCTGCATCCAAACTGTCCAAGAT CCGTGTCGTTCGGAAGTCCATTGCCAGAGTCCTGACAGTCGTCAACCAGACCCAGAAGGAGAACCTGAGGAAATTCTACAAG GGTAAGAAGTACAAGCCCCTGGATCTGAGGCCAAGGAAGACCCGTGCCATCCGCAGGCGGCTGAACAAACATGAGGAGAGTCTGATGACCAAAAAGATGCAGAGGAAATCACGCTTGTACACTATTCGCAAGTTCGCTGTCAAGGCTTGA